From the Polyangiaceae bacterium genome, the window CTCGACCGGGTTCCCGCGTCGGCCACTCTGGCGATGAACGCGCGGGTGGAGGAGCTGCGCGCGGCGGGAAAGCCGATCCTCGACTTTGGCGTAGGCGAGGCGGATTTCGAGCCCCCAGCCGCAGTGCTCGAGGCCGCGCGCGATGCGCTGCATCACGCGAATCACTACGCGCCGGTGGCGGGCACGGACGAGCTTCGAAGCGTCATAGCGCAGACATCCGAGCGTGACCGGGGGTTCGCGGCGAAGGCGTCTCAGGTGGTGGTTTCGTTCGGCGCGAAACAGGCGCTCTTCAATAGCCTGATGATGCTGCTGGATCCGGGAGACGAGGTGCTCGTTCCGGCGCCCTACTGGGTGAGTCACCCAGCACAGGTGGAGCTGCTGGGTGGTGTTCCGCGCGTCATTCATGCCCGGAAGGAAGACGGCTGGAAGATCCGCCCGGAAGCGCTCGAGCGGTCGATCTCCCCACGCTCGAAGGCGTTGATCTTGTGTTCCCCGGCCAACCCTACCGGTGCGACCTACTCGTCGGAAGAACTCAGCGACTTGGCGGGGGTGCTGAAGGCGCATGACCTCTACGTGCTTTCGGCTGAGGGGTACCACGCCTTCACCTACTCCAAGCCCCACGCTTCGATTGTGAACGCGGCACCAGAGCTTGCGGAGCGCACGTTGATCATCGATGGCATCAGCAAGACCTACGGGTTGGCGGGCTGGCGGGTGGGGTGGACCATCGCGCCGAAGCGCTTGGCGCGTTCGCTCGAGAAGATACAGAGCCAATCCACTTCCGGTGTGAGCGTGGTGGCGCAGGCTGTCGCCGCCTGCGCGCTATCGGGCTCTCAAAGCGTCGTGGAGGCCGCACGGTCCGCATACGAGGCAACCCGGAAAGTGCTGGCGTCCGGTCTGGACGCTATCGATGGGATCAGCTGCTCTGTTCCCGAGGGCGGGATCTACGTCCTACCGGAGATCAGTGGGCTCTACGGTATTCAGCACCAAGGGCGCGAACTTGCCTCGGCGCGAGACGTTGCCTTGTGGTTGCTCGACACCGCCCACGTCGTGTGTATCGACGGCGACGCCTTCGGCGCGCCCAATCACGTGCGCTTCACCCAGACAACTGATTCCGCGAGG encodes:
- a CDS encoding pyridoxal phosphate-dependent aminotransferase, with the protein product MARGVAARLDRVPASATLAMNARVEELRAAGKPILDFGVGEADFEPPAAVLEAARDALHHANHYAPVAGTDELRSVIAQTSERDRGFAAKASQVVVSFGAKQALFNSLMMLLDPGDEVLVPAPYWVSHPAQVELLGGVPRVIHARKEDGWKIRPEALERSISPRSKALILCSPANPTGATYSSEELSDLAGVLKAHDLYVLSAEGYHAFTYSKPHASIVNAAPELAERTLIIDGISKTYGLAGWRVGWTIAPKRLARSLEKIQSQSTSGVSVVAQAVAACALSGSQSVVEAARSAYEATRKVLASGLDAIDGISCSVPEGGIYVLPEISGLYGIQHQGRELASARDVALWLLDTAHVVCIDGDAFGAPNHVRFTQTTDSARIQRALEAIRAAVAGARRDP